One Clostridium sp. CM027 genomic window carries:
- a CDS encoding peptidase U32 family protein, translated as MSRFFNNNEIELLAPAGTFEIFEKVIHSGADAVYLGGKKLNMRMHRKDYNLSNDELEKAINIAHSLNKKVYVTVNNLFSQQDLKDAVEYLKFLEKAGPDALIIQDFSILELINSLNLNLTIHSSVMMNVHNLETIKALRGCGITRIVASRDMDLQTIKNLHYQTDMEFEYFAHGDMCIAHGAQCLYSGMLFGKSSNRGLCMKPCRWNFTMKQDGLAYPTEYPMAVKDMYMYEHLPEMIEAGILSFKIEGRMKDADYLVTMINYYSDAINRYIDDPICYDRKKDAQSIYGTRIRDLSTCSAFGNPGLSNINRRYEGTGKFYSHGKVFSKPVEEIEISKETVEQIKTLLNEKTSLAQKPNLSVKVNSYSQAKVAIEVGVDAIYLSGEVFAPNLPFSKSEILKLTNGKGNTKIYLGFPKMMFEEDFSKYNHLLVRNNLGLDGLLVTNLGAIHKYKSLGLELIGDYSLNIYNQYATSFYEKQRLSVATLSVETPLLDAKQTIAKSPIPIEIIVHGSPTVMYMDHNLYENTKVLESVICENNSHVDNKVLVLVDEKKHEHPIYQDNYGRNHMMLYKELCYLPFLKELNDIGVNHFRIEACHYDTNNLRKVLSIYREAINDLSKCEELFHSLSPSDAGFTLGAFQFNNEGGYNNV; from the coding sequence ATGAGTAGATTTTTTAACAACAATGAAATAGAATTATTAGCTCCTGCAGGAACTTTCGAAATTTTTGAAAAGGTTATTCACAGCGGTGCTGATGCTGTATATTTGGGCGGCAAAAAATTAAATATGCGTATGCATCGAAAAGATTACAACCTGTCAAATGATGAATTAGAAAAAGCAATCAATATTGCTCATTCTTTAAATAAAAAAGTTTATGTAACAGTAAACAATCTTTTTAGTCAGCAGGATTTAAAAGATGCGGTGGAATATCTAAAATTCTTAGAAAAAGCTGGACCAGATGCTTTAATTATTCAAGATTTTAGCATATTAGAGTTAATAAATAGTTTAAATTTAAACCTAACTATCCATTCATCTGTAATGATGAATGTTCACAACTTAGAGACTATTAAAGCACTTCGAGGTTGTGGAATTACTAGGATTGTTGCGTCCAGGGACATGGATTTACAAACCATAAAGAACTTGCATTACCAAACCGATATGGAATTCGAATATTTTGCTCATGGAGATATGTGCATTGCCCATGGTGCTCAATGTTTGTATAGTGGCATGCTTTTCGGAAAGAGTAGTAATCGAGGACTTTGCATGAAGCCCTGCCGTTGGAATTTTACAATGAAACAAGATGGTCTAGCTTATCCTACAGAATATCCAATGGCTGTAAAAGATATGTATATGTATGAACATCTACCTGAAATGATTGAGGCAGGTATCCTCTCCTTTAAAATAGAAGGAAGAATGAAAGATGCAGATTATCTAGTTACCATGATTAATTACTACAGCGATGCTATAAATAGATATATTGATGACCCTATTTGCTATGATAGAAAAAAAGATGCCCAAAGTATTTATGGAACCCGCATTAGAGACTTATCTACCTGCAGTGCCTTTGGAAACCCAGGGCTCTCAAATATCAATAGACGCTATGAAGGTACGGGGAAATTTTATAGCCATGGTAAAGTTTTTAGTAAGCCTGTAGAAGAAATCGAAATTAGTAAAGAAACGGTAGAACAAATCAAGACCCTTTTGAATGAAAAAACTTCTCTAGCACAGAAACCTAATCTAAGTGTAAAAGTCAATTCCTATTCACAAGCTAAAGTCGCGATAGAGGTCGGTGTAGACGCGATTTATTTATCTGGAGAAGTTTTTGCGCCAAACCTTCCTTTTAGCAAGAGTGAAATACTTAAATTAACAAATGGAAAAGGAAATACAAAAATATATCTAGGCTTTCCAAAAATGATGTTTGAAGAGGATTTTTCAAAATACAATCATTTACTTGTGAGAAATAACTTAGGACTTGATGGCTTATTAGTAACCAATTTAGGAGCTATTCATAAATACAAATCTTTAGGACTTGAGCTTATTGGAGATTATTCCTTAAACATTTATAATCAATATGCGACTAGTTTCTATGAAAAGCAACGTTTATCTGTTGCTACACTTTCTGTAGAGACCCCACTGCTAGACGCTAAACAGACCATTGCTAAATCACCAATTCCTATTGAAATCATAGTTCACGGCTCTCCAACAGTTATGTATATGGATCATAATTTATATGAGAATACCAAAGTCTTAGAGTCTGTGATATGCGAGAATAATTCTCACGTAGATAACAAGGTGTTAGTTTTAGTTGATGAAAAAAAACATGAACACCCAATATATCAAGATAACTATGGCAGGAATCATATGATGCTTTATAAAGAGCTTTGTTATCTTCCCTTTTTAAAAGAACTAAATGATATTGGTGTAAACCATTTTAGAATTGAAGCTTGTCATTATGATACTAATAATCTACGAAAAGTTTTAAGTATTTACAGAGAAGCCATTAATGACTTAAGCAAATGTGAAGAATTATTCCATTCCCTAAGTCCTAGTGATGCTGGATTTACCCTTGGAGCATTTCAATTTAATAATGAAGGCGGTTATAATAATGTGTAA
- a CDS encoding ABC transporter substrate-binding protein encodes MKKNFLTLMLVLIMSISIIGCSNNQKKDTSSQSLKTLTIGVMPDLDSLPLIIAEHNGYFKQEGFQVKLEHFKSASDRDTALQTGKIHGAISDMLSVVFFNDNNFDVKITSKTEGSFKLISGKNSNISKIEQADGKSIGISKNTIIEYLTDRIIESSNIDVNSQKKVAIPKIPTRLEMLTNGKLDMATLPEPLASTAISAGGKILSSSDKLGINPGVMLFTKDAVSSKSEEIKSFYRAYNKAVEYLNKEKPESYIDFVIKEAGFPDTIKSTLTIPNYSKASMPPEKELQEVMTWLKAKKLTTNNYKLQDLSNSSFIK; translated from the coding sequence ATGAAAAAAAATTTTTTAACACTTATGTTAGTATTAATAATGAGTATAAGCATCATTGGTTGTTCTAACAATCAAAAAAAAGATACAAGTTCACAATCCCTAAAGACTCTAACTATTGGTGTTATGCCTGATTTAGATTCCCTTCCACTTATTATAGCAGAGCACAATGGATATTTTAAGCAAGAAGGTTTCCAGGTAAAACTAGAGCATTTTAAAAGTGCATCGGATAGGGATACAGCTCTTCAAACCGGGAAAATTCATGGAGCAATATCTGATATGCTTTCGGTAGTATTTTTTAACGACAATAACTTTGATGTTAAAATCACATCAAAGACAGAAGGTAGCTTTAAATTGATCTCTGGAAAGAATTCTAATATTTCTAAAATTGAACAAGCTGATGGAAAATCCATAGGGATTTCTAAAAATACTATTATTGAATACTTAACAGATAGAATTATAGAAAGTTCAAACATAGATGTTAACTCACAAAAAAAAGTTGCAATACCAAAAATACCTACTCGCCTTGAGATGCTAACTAATGGTAAATTAGATATGGCTACATTACCAGAACCTCTTGCAAGTACTGCGATTTCTGCAGGTGGCAAGATTTTGAGTAGTTCTGATAAACTAGGTATAAACCCTGGTGTAATGTTATTCACAAAAGATGCAGTATCCTCAAAATCTGAAGAGATAAAATCATTTTATAGAGCTTATAATAAAGCTGTTGAATACTTGAATAAAGAAAAACCTGAAAGCTATATTGATTTTGTAATTAAAGAAGCTGGCTTCCCTGATACAATAAAAAGCACACTAACTATTCCGAATTATTCAAAGGCTTCTATGCCACCAGAAAAAGAGTTACAGGAAGTTATGACTTGGCTTAAAGCAAAAAAACTAACTACTAATAATTACAAATTACAAGACTTATCAAATAGTTCATTTATTAAATAA
- a CDS encoding FAD-dependent oxidoreductase, whose amino-acid sequence MSEKKRIAILGGGYGGILTAKKLAKKFKKDENVEITLIDQNPYHTLLTELHEVAAGRVTEESIRIDLKKIFAKRKVEVVLDEITDLDFKNNVLKSKNNNYNYDYLVIGAGSKPTYFGINGAQEYCHKLWSYEDAVNLKEHILQMFRKAVKEPNKAERQKLLTFIVVGGGFTGVEMMGELGEWKERLCKEFYIGEEEVTLYLVDDLPKILPTFPDKLIAKAKKRLNKLGVKVLTNAGVTEVTKDCATIRNNGTINTYTVIWTAGVEGSDIVGKMDIAQKGRKRIVTDDKLQSLDYKNVYIVGDNIFFIPEGEERPVPQMVENAEASAELIAHNVYSDILGLEKKSYKPTFHGAMVCIGGKYGLASIGSGKKFYSLSGFFALFVKHFINIVYFIQVAGFNKCFSYLLHEFFHVKDNRSLVGGHFSKSSPNFWLVVLRIFVGYKWLSEGLAKLPKIIADPSKIFLIPAPVVDGATAATAAAEGAKTAVEAATTAVASLPVPGFIGKMVKLSMDTFFYTGDGGFTTLASVFQTGMVIAEICVGLLLIVGLFTALASLMSIAMGIMIWTSGMAPTEMLWYLSAGIALIGGSGSTFGLDYYVLPVLKKYWKRIGFVKKSYLYVD is encoded by the coding sequence ATGAGTGAAAAGAAAAGAATAGCTATACTTGGAGGCGGATATGGCGGAATATTAACCGCGAAGAAACTAGCTAAAAAGTTTAAAAAAGATGAGAATGTTGAAATTACTCTTATAGATCAAAATCCATACCATACATTACTTACTGAACTTCATGAAGTGGCAGCTGGAAGGGTAACGGAAGAATCAATCAGAATTGATCTGAAAAAAATATTTGCAAAAAGAAAAGTAGAGGTTGTACTTGACGAAATTACAGATTTAGATTTTAAAAATAATGTGTTAAAATCTAAAAATAATAACTATAATTACGATTATCTAGTTATTGGTGCTGGCTCCAAGCCAACTTACTTTGGCATAAACGGCGCGCAGGAATACTGCCACAAATTATGGTCATACGAAGATGCTGTAAATTTAAAAGAGCATATCCTTCAAATGTTCAGAAAAGCTGTGAAAGAACCAAACAAAGCAGAAAGACAAAAACTGCTAACGTTTATTGTTGTTGGCGGTGGGTTCACAGGTGTTGAAATGATGGGTGAATTAGGGGAGTGGAAAGAAAGATTATGTAAGGAATTTTACATAGGAGAAGAAGAGGTAACGTTATATTTAGTAGATGACTTGCCTAAAATATTACCTACTTTTCCGGATAAGTTAATTGCAAAAGCTAAGAAAAGACTTAACAAATTAGGAGTTAAAGTACTAACTAATGCCGGTGTTACGGAAGTTACAAAAGATTGTGCTACAATAAGAAATAATGGTACCATTAATACCTACACGGTAATTTGGACAGCTGGTGTTGAAGGTTCAGATATTGTCGGTAAAATGGATATAGCGCAAAAGGGTAGAAAAAGAATAGTAACTGACGACAAGTTACAATCTTTAGATTATAAAAATGTTTATATTGTTGGTGATAATATCTTCTTTATTCCAGAAGGTGAGGAAAGACCTGTTCCTCAGATGGTTGAAAATGCAGAAGCATCTGCTGAATTAATTGCACATAATGTTTATAGTGATATATTAGGCTTAGAAAAAAAATCTTATAAACCTACATTCCATGGTGCAATGGTATGCATAGGTGGTAAATATGGATTAGCAAGCATTGGATCCGGCAAAAAATTCTATAGTTTATCTGGGTTCTTCGCATTATTTGTTAAACACTTTATAAATATTGTGTACTTTATCCAGGTTGCTGGGTTTAACAAATGCTTTTCATATTTATTGCATGAATTTTTCCATGTTAAAGATAATAGAAGCCTTGTAGGTGGACATTTTTCAAAGTCATCTCCAAATTTTTGGCTAGTAGTACTAAGAATATTCGTTGGTTACAAGTGGTTATCAGAAGGGCTTGCAAAATTACCTAAAATAATAGCCGATCCTTCAAAAATATTCTTAATACCTGCTCCAGTAGTTGATGGAGCAACTGCAGCAACGGCTGCGGCAGAAGGAGCAAAGACTGCAGTAGAAGCGGCAACGACTGCAGTGGCATCCTTGCCAGTGCCAGGTTTTATAGGGAAAATGGTTAAATTGTCTATGGATACTTTCTTTTATACAGGGGACGGTGGATTTACGACTTTAGCTTCAGTTTTCCAAACAGGTATGGTAATTGCAGAAATATGCGTAGGATTATTATTGATAGTTGGATTATTTACAGCATTAGCTTCGCTTATGTCAATTGCTATGGGTATAATGATTTGGACTTCAGGAATGGCTCCTACTGAGATGTTATGGTACTTAAGTGCAGGAATCGCGCTTATAGGTGGATCTGGAAGTACTTTCGGGTTAGATTACTATGTATTACCAGTACTTAAAAAATATTGGAAGCGTATAGGATTTGTTAAAAAATCTTATTTATACGTTGATTAA